One stretch of Danio rerio strain Tuebingen ecotype United States chromosome 6, GRCz12tu, whole genome shotgun sequence DNA includes these proteins:
- the gpr155b gene encoding lysosomal cholesterol signaling protein isoform X6, which yields MEGLYVSIHGLNVTHSPLGAPAMSIDKLFPALLECFGIILCGYAAGRSGIISAAQVNGLGSFVSCFALPALLFKNMVQLQFQHVVWSFLWSVLIAKVCVFTLVCVLTLLVADPESKYSKAGLFAIFATQSNDFALGYPIVDALYRNSHSEYEQYIYLVAPVSLMLLNPVGFALCEIQRWRHSSDPNYSKLHVIFTVTLQVLKNPIVFMVMVGIVSHFVFGGRVPVLLGEFVDGLADSFGGAALFYLGLNMVGQMSKLTRSTGVSLILLITAKLLVMPLMCRDMVELLDAGNSSSANHSSLSDYAFLYGVFPTAPSVAIYAAQYNMELEVVTSGMVISTFLSAPIMYVSAWLLTIPWMEASFLVKELQDVSFNISIVCLIALVWTLAVMLLSKKFRRMPHMFATNLFLAQLLACMSMLFWKFVLKQGSVFGQILTFTLLYGSLYSTYVWTGLLAFSLTLLGRNENLKVKPIVFIIFGWGIPFLTVGGLLMIGQRMSDSLDPAFFYGSGQIVSTVVVLGFSIVLGGLSLMGLSRGAQEEQSYQALDQNSITGASENSRHLQTENQNSSDVDQTHTNTGIVLGESSSSLRVQEERQIARHVLLCLLLIVSMLANLSSCLWWLFSADPGRLYLELQFFCAVANYGQGFVSFGIFGLDEHLIILPFRKRLAALCGFSQEENLEPSAVPEEIRLTCTQFVRYHKDQCVQDIVRNRGGSTESLSRPVGESFL from the exons ATGGAGGGCCTGTATGTGTCCATCCATGGCCTTAACGTCACCCACAGCCCTCTCGGAGCGCCAGCCATGTCCATAGACAAGCTTTTCCCTGCCCTGCTGGAGTGCTTCGGCATCATCCTGTGCGGTTACGCGGCAGGTCGCAGTGGCATCATCAGCGCGGCGCAGGTCAACGGTCTGGGCAGCTTCGTGTCGTGTTTCGCTCTCCCTGCGCTGCTTTTCAAGAACATGGTGCAGCTGCAGTTCCAGCACGTCGTCTGGTCTTTTCTGTGGAGTGTTTTGATCGCAAAAGTGTGCGTGTTCACGCTGGTGTGTGTGCTGACGCTGCTGGTGGCTGATCCTGAGAGCAAGTACAGTAAAGCTGGGCTGTTTGCTATCTTCGCCACGCAGAGCAATGACTTCGCTCTGGGATATCCTATAG TGGATGCGCTGTACAGAAACTCTCACTCGGAGTATGAGCAGTACATCTATCTGGTGGCTCCTGTGTCGCTGATGCTCCTCAACCCTGTGGGCTTCGCTCTGTGTGAGATCCAGAGATGGAGACACAGCAGTGATCCAAACTACAGCAAACTGCACGTCATCTTCACCGTCACACTGCAG GTTTTGAAGAACCCAATAGTCTTCATGGTTATGGTTGGAATTGTCTCTCATTTTGTGTTTGGAGGACGAGTGCCTGTTTTGCTGGGAGAGTTTGTTGATGGACTGGCAGACTCCTTTGGAGGGGCGGCTCTCTTTTATTTGGGCCTGAACATGGTGGGACAGATGAGCAAACTCACGCGTTCCACTGGCGTCTCCCTCATCCTGCTCATCACTGCCAAACT acTGGTTATGCCTTTGATGTGCAGAGACATGGTGGAGCTGTTAGATGCTGGTAACTCCAGCTCAGCCAATCACTCCAGCTTATCTGATTATGCTTTCCTTTATGGAGTTTTCCCCACCGCTCCCAGTGTGGCCATCTACGCTGCGCAGTACAACATGGAGCTGGAGGTG gtgACCTCTGGTATGGTAATCAGCACGTTCCTGTCGGCGCCCATCATGTATGTGTCTGCATGGCTTTTGACCATTCCATGGATGGAGGCCTCGTTCCTGGTGAAGGAGCTGCAGGACGTCAGCTTTAACATCAGCATTGTCTGTCTGATAGCACTG gtttgGACCCTTGCTGTCATGCTACTTAGTAAGAAGTTTCGGAGGATGCCACATATGTTTGCCACAAATCTGTTTTTAGCACAG CTCCTAGCTTGTATGTCGATGCTCTTTTGGAAGTTTGTCCTAAAGCAGGGCAGCGTATTTGGCCAAATTCTCACCTTTACACTACTTTATGGATCTCTCTACAGCACCTACGTGTGGACCG gtcttttgGCGTTCTCACTTACTTTACTGGGCAGAAATGAAAACTTGAAAGTGAAACCCATTGTGTTCATCATCTTTGGATGGGG AATTCCTTTTCTGACTGTGGGCGGGCTGCTTATGATCGGACAAAGAATGAGTGACAGCTTAGACCCCGCCTTCTTTTATGGCAGTGGGCAG ATTGTGTCCACCGTGGTGGTTTTAGGCTTCAGTATTGTGCTGGGTGGTCTGTCTCTGATGGGATTGAGTCGGGGGGCTCAGGAGGAGCAGAGTTATCAGGCCTTAGATCAAAACTCCATCACAGGTGCATCAGAAAATTCCAGACACCTCCAGACAGAGAACCAGAATTCTTCTGATGtggatcaaacacacacaaacacag GGATTGTCCTGGGCGAGTCATCAAGCTCTTTGCGTGTGCAGGAGGAGAGGCAAATTGCTCGACATGTGCTCCTCTGTCTGCTGCTCATCGTCAGCATGCTTGCT aaCCTGTCCAGCTGCCTGTGGTGGTTGTTCAGTGCTGATCCAGGACGACTTTACCTCGAGCTGCAGTTTTTTTGCGCTGTAGCCAATTATGGACAG GGCTTTGTTTCCTTTGGTATTTTTGGCTTGGATGAGCACCTTATTATTCTTCCATTCAGAAAGAG GCTGGCGGCTCTGTGTGGTTTCAGTCAGGAGGAAAACCTTGAGCCTTCTGCTGTTCCTGAGGAAATTCGACTGACCTGCACTCAGTTTGTGAGATACCACAAAGATCAGTGCGTTCAGGATATTGTTCGCAACAGAGG GGGGTCTACTGAATCTCTCAGCAGACCTGTGGGTGAATCCTTCCTTTGA
- the gpr155b gene encoding lysosomal cholesterol signaling protein isoform X4: MEGLYVSIHGLNVTHSPLGAPAMSIDKLFPALLECFGIILCGYAAGRSGIISAAQVNGLGSFVSCFALPALLFKNMVQLQFQHVVWSFLWSVLIAKVCVFTLVCVLTLLVADPESKYSKAGLFAIFATQSNDFALGYPIVDALYRNSHSEYEQYIYLVAPVSLMLLNPVGFALCEIQRWRHSSDPNYSKLHVIFTVTLQVLKNPIVFMVMVGIVSHFVFGGRVPVLLGEFVDGLADSFGGAALFYLGLNMVGQMSKLTRSTGVSLILLITAKLLVMPLMCRDMVELLDAGNSSSANHSSLSDYAFLYGVFPTAPSVAIYAAQYNMELEVVTSGMVISTFLSAPIMYVSAWLLTIPWMEASFLVKELQDVSFNISIVCLIALVWTLAVMLLSKKFRRMPHMFATNLFLAQLLACMSMLFWKFVLKQGSVFGQILTFTLLYGSLYSTYVWTGLLAFSLTLLGRNENLKVKPIVFIIFGWGIPFLTVGGLLMIGQRMSDSLDPAFFYGSGQIVSTVVVLGFSIVLGGLSLMGLSRGAQEEQSYQALDQNSITGASENSRHLQTENQNSSDVDQTHTNTDVCCSEPMPDMIAGHLNDSPVPSAGIVLGESSSSLRVQEERQIARHVLLCLLLIVSMLANLSSCLWWLFSADPGRLYLELQFFCAVANYGQGFVSFGIFGLDEHLIILPFRKRLAALCGFSQEENLEPSAVPEEIRLTCTQFVRYHKDQCVQDIVRNRGGSTESLSRPDTVAEEHPTTLESSNYL; this comes from the exons ATGGAGGGCCTGTATGTGTCCATCCATGGCCTTAACGTCACCCACAGCCCTCTCGGAGCGCCAGCCATGTCCATAGACAAGCTTTTCCCTGCCCTGCTGGAGTGCTTCGGCATCATCCTGTGCGGTTACGCGGCAGGTCGCAGTGGCATCATCAGCGCGGCGCAGGTCAACGGTCTGGGCAGCTTCGTGTCGTGTTTCGCTCTCCCTGCGCTGCTTTTCAAGAACATGGTGCAGCTGCAGTTCCAGCACGTCGTCTGGTCTTTTCTGTGGAGTGTTTTGATCGCAAAAGTGTGCGTGTTCACGCTGGTGTGTGTGCTGACGCTGCTGGTGGCTGATCCTGAGAGCAAGTACAGTAAAGCTGGGCTGTTTGCTATCTTCGCCACGCAGAGCAATGACTTCGCTCTGGGATATCCTATAG TGGATGCGCTGTACAGAAACTCTCACTCGGAGTATGAGCAGTACATCTATCTGGTGGCTCCTGTGTCGCTGATGCTCCTCAACCCTGTGGGCTTCGCTCTGTGTGAGATCCAGAGATGGAGACACAGCAGTGATCCAAACTACAGCAAACTGCACGTCATCTTCACCGTCACACTGCAG GTTTTGAAGAACCCAATAGTCTTCATGGTTATGGTTGGAATTGTCTCTCATTTTGTGTTTGGAGGACGAGTGCCTGTTTTGCTGGGAGAGTTTGTTGATGGACTGGCAGACTCCTTTGGAGGGGCGGCTCTCTTTTATTTGGGCCTGAACATGGTGGGACAGATGAGCAAACTCACGCGTTCCACTGGCGTCTCCCTCATCCTGCTCATCACTGCCAAACT acTGGTTATGCCTTTGATGTGCAGAGACATGGTGGAGCTGTTAGATGCTGGTAACTCCAGCTCAGCCAATCACTCCAGCTTATCTGATTATGCTTTCCTTTATGGAGTTTTCCCCACCGCTCCCAGTGTGGCCATCTACGCTGCGCAGTACAACATGGAGCTGGAGGTG gtgACCTCTGGTATGGTAATCAGCACGTTCCTGTCGGCGCCCATCATGTATGTGTCTGCATGGCTTTTGACCATTCCATGGATGGAGGCCTCGTTCCTGGTGAAGGAGCTGCAGGACGTCAGCTTTAACATCAGCATTGTCTGTCTGATAGCACTG gtttgGACCCTTGCTGTCATGCTACTTAGTAAGAAGTTTCGGAGGATGCCACATATGTTTGCCACAAATCTGTTTTTAGCACAG CTCCTAGCTTGTATGTCGATGCTCTTTTGGAAGTTTGTCCTAAAGCAGGGCAGCGTATTTGGCCAAATTCTCACCTTTACACTACTTTATGGATCTCTCTACAGCACCTACGTGTGGACCG gtcttttgGCGTTCTCACTTACTTTACTGGGCAGAAATGAAAACTTGAAAGTGAAACCCATTGTGTTCATCATCTTTGGATGGGG AATTCCTTTTCTGACTGTGGGCGGGCTGCTTATGATCGGACAAAGAATGAGTGACAGCTTAGACCCCGCCTTCTTTTATGGCAGTGGGCAG ATTGTGTCCACCGTGGTGGTTTTAGGCTTCAGTATTGTGCTGGGTGGTCTGTCTCTGATGGGATTGAGTCGGGGGGCTCAGGAGGAGCAGAGTTATCAGGCCTTAGATCAAAACTCCATCACAGGTGCATCAGAAAATTCCAGACACCTCCAGACAGAGAACCAGAATTCTTCTGATGtggatcaaacacacacaaacacag ATGTTTGTTGCAGTGAACCCATGCCAGATATGATAGCCGGGCATCTGAACGACTCACCAGTGCCTTCAGcag GGATTGTCCTGGGCGAGTCATCAAGCTCTTTGCGTGTGCAGGAGGAGAGGCAAATTGCTCGACATGTGCTCCTCTGTCTGCTGCTCATCGTCAGCATGCTTGCT aaCCTGTCCAGCTGCCTGTGGTGGTTGTTCAGTGCTGATCCAGGACGACTTTACCTCGAGCTGCAGTTTTTTTGCGCTGTAGCCAATTATGGACAG GGCTTTGTTTCCTTTGGTATTTTTGGCTTGGATGAGCACCTTATTATTCTTCCATTCAGAAAGAG GCTGGCGGCTCTGTGTGGTTTCAGTCAGGAGGAAAACCTTGAGCCTTCTGCTGTTCCTGAGGAAATTCGACTGACCTGCACTCAGTTTGTGAGATACCACAAAGATCAGTGCGTTCAGGATATTGTTCGCAACAGAGG GGGGTCTACTGAATCTCTCAGCAGACCT GACACAGTCGCAGAAGAACATCCTACAACACTCGAGTCTTCAAACTACTTGTGA